From one Melioribacteraceae bacterium genomic stretch:
- a CDS encoding TonB-dependent receptor: MYYQTKLKFGGAVLRTLINLLILISISTAAFAQSGKISGKIVDAESGDAVIGCNVIVEGTSIGAAADIDGIYTIPNVPVGNYNLVFTSVGYSKKTVTNVEVKASQLTVIDIVLPIESFETDEVIITAEAAKNTEAGLLVNRQKSNVVSDAISSEQFSRSGASSAADAVKQVVGASIVDGKYVFVRGLGDRYSSTQLNGAELPSSDPNRKAFQMDLLPTNLLDNIVTIKTFTPDKPGNFSGGIVDIGTKNFPKQFTLKVSTSSSYNSYATFNDNNIDYTGVKGNFFGFDDGTRNLPSFLSDPNLVLPVVQQARFDGELAAKLDNASRAFNNVMDFSRGTVPLSNNFAISVGEEIATGIESSFGYLGSVTYSRDHSFYDDGSIGRYILTGQGENQLTPNLLLDDTRSTAESNLGGLANLSYKFSNYHQIHTNLFYTKSGTSETRFMEGGWPQEFGSGADAPIYFNRVLSYTERDIRSLQFSGEHFFESILGLGFDWNVSLSKTTQDEPDRRLITSAEQKINDQVNHIITGSGFDSPSRYFRNLEDNSNTYSFNIKLPFKQWDGKKAEFKVGAFYQETDRSFNERIFTYNIDNRLFNKLDGNITEIFSPQYMGITSIDTMSNGNLRYNFGNTISDNTRLRNQYNGDQKVTAIYGMIDIPIFASLNLVTGVRYETTELSLLSADPTINEGRIDEADLLPSLNIIYRLNDEMNFRAAYTKTLARPTFREIAPFSTKEFVNDVELQGNPNLKRNLITNYDIRWEWFINPGEIFAISGFYKEMENPIELAFAEGSNRSNPIINYVNVPKSTLLGAEFEARVGLRYISDLFSNFFFSGNLSLVESTVDIAGAELQQRLGIDSTASRERQLQGQSPFILNLGINYINYDFGTSVSLDYNVFGERLSKVSANITPDVFEQPVSRLNLNISQKIIDNFTLKFAVKNILNSSYKEVYKYNGQEYIYREYTNGINYSVGISYEL; this comes from the coding sequence ATGTATTACCAAACCAAACTAAAATTTGGCGGAGCTGTATTGCGTACTCTAATTAACCTATTGATCTTAATTTCTATATCTACTGCTGCATTTGCTCAGTCAGGGAAAATCTCCGGGAAAATAGTTGATGCAGAAAGCGGCGATGCAGTTATTGGATGTAATGTTATTGTAGAAGGTACATCTATTGGGGCAGCCGCCGACATAGATGGTATTTATACTATTCCGAATGTGCCGGTAGGAAATTATAATCTTGTTTTTACTTCGGTCGGATATTCAAAAAAGACCGTAACAAATGTAGAAGTGAAAGCAAGCCAACTAACGGTTATCGACATAGTATTGCCGATTGAAAGTTTTGAAACCGACGAAGTAATAATTACAGCAGAAGCTGCGAAGAATACTGAAGCTGGTTTGTTGGTCAATAGACAAAAATCAAATGTAGTTAGTGATGCAATCAGTTCAGAACAGTTCAGTCGTTCAGGTGCAAGTAGTGCGGCTGACGCTGTTAAGCAAGTTGTTGGTGCTTCGATCGTTGACGGAAAATATGTTTTTGTGAGAGGCTTAGGTGATCGTTATAGTTCTACTCAATTAAACGGTGCCGAACTTCCAAGTTCAGACCCAAATAGAAAAGCATTCCAAATGGATTTACTGCCGACCAATCTGTTAGATAATATTGTTACAATAAAAACATTTACTCCCGACAAACCCGGAAACTTCAGCGGTGGAATTGTCGATATAGGTACTAAAAATTTCCCAAAGCAATTCACACTCAAGGTTTCGACTTCATCTTCATATAATTCATACGCTACTTTTAATGACAACAATATAGATTACACGGGTGTTAAAGGTAATTTTTTTGGATTTGATGACGGAACCCGCAATCTTCCAAGTTTCTTAAGCGACCCAAATTTAGTTTTACCCGTTGTGCAACAGGCAAGATTTGATGGTGAGTTGGCAGCAAAACTCGATAATGCGAGCAGAGCATTTAATAATGTTATGGATTTCTCTAGAGGAACTGTTCCGCTTAGTAATAACTTTGCTATTTCTGTCGGTGAAGAGATTGCAACCGGGATTGAGTCTTCATTCGGTTATTTAGGTAGTGTAACATATTCACGTGATCATAGTTTTTATGATGACGGTTCAATCGGACGATACATATTAACCGGTCAAGGTGAGAATCAACTAACACCAAACTTATTACTTGATGATACTCGATCAACAGCAGAATCAAATTTAGGTGGCTTGGCAAATCTTTCCTATAAATTTTCAAATTATCATCAAATACATACAAACTTGTTTTATACCAAAAGTGGTACTTCCGAAACACGTTTTATGGAAGGTGGATGGCCGCAAGAATTTGGCTCGGGCGCTGATGCTCCAATATATTTCAATAGAGTTCTTTCATATACTGAAAGAGATATTCGTTCGTTGCAATTCAGTGGTGAGCACTTTTTCGAATCTATTTTAGGACTAGGATTCGATTGGAACGTTTCACTATCAAAAACCACTCAAGATGAACCTGATAGAAGACTTATAACATCAGCCGAACAAAAAATTAATGATCAAGTAAATCATATTATAACCGGTTCCGGTTTTGACAGCCCTTCAAGGTATTTTAGAAACTTAGAAGATAACAGCAATACATATAGTTTTAACATCAAACTTCCGTTCAAACAATGGGATGGTAAGAAAGCGGAATTTAAAGTTGGTGCATTCTATCAAGAAACCGATCGCAGTTTTAACGAAAGAATTTTTACATATAATATCGACAATAGATTGTTTAATAAACTCGATGGAAACATTACCGAAATATTCTCACCTCAATATATGGGTATTACTTCAATTGATACAATGAGCAACGGAAATCTTAGATATAATTTTGGGAATACTATTTCCGACAACACTCGTTTAAGAAACCAATACAACGGTGATCAAAAAGTTACAGCTATTTACGGAATGATTGACATCCCGATTTTTGCTTCTCTTAATTTAGTTACGGGTGTGCGATATGAGACAACAGAACTCTCTCTACTTAGTGCAGACCCGACTATTAATGAAGGCAGGATTGATGAAGCTGATTTACTACCATCTCTTAATATAATTTATCGGCTAAACGATGAAATGAATTTTAGAGCAGCATATACTAAAACTTTAGCGCGACCAACATTTAGAGAGATAGCTCCATTTTCCACTAAAGAATTTGTTAATGACGTTGAACTACAAGGTAACCCGAATCTAAAAAGAAATTTAATCACAAATTATGACATTAGATGGGAATGGTTCATAAATCCCGGTGAAATATTTGCTATTAGTGGGTTCTACAAAGAAATGGAAAATCCGATAGAATTAGCATTTGCTGAAGGCTCGAACAGATCAAATCCAATTATAAATTACGTGAACGTTCCGAAGTCAACATTATTAGGTGCAGAATTTGAAGCAAGAGTTGGTTTAAGATACATATCTGATTTATTCTCAAACTTTTTCTTCAGTGGTAATCTGTCATTAGTTGAATCTACAGTTGATATTGCAGGGGCTGAGCTTCAACAAAGACTTGGGATTGACTCAACTGCAAGCCGAGAACGTCAATTACAAGGACAGTCACCATTCATTCTTAATCTAGGTATTAATTATATCAATTACGATTTTGGTACATCCGTATCGCTCGATTACAATGTTTTCGGAGAAAGACTTTCCAAAGTATCGGCAAATATTACTCCTGATGTTTTCGAACAACCTGTATCAAGACTTAACCTCAACATATCACAAAAAATTATTGACAACTTCACTTTAAAATTTGCTGTTAAGAATATACTTAACTCCAGCTATAAAGAAGTTTACAAATACAACGGTCAAGAATACATATATCGTGAATACACAAATGGAATTAATTATTCAGTAGGTATTAGTTATGAACTATAA
- a CDS encoding T9SS type A sorting domain-containing protein: protein MKKLLTLVVILLFASNFFAQEEIKSLKDQQVQTEKAIKAGEIDARGMNHLLFNKKKELGKLADQTQIPHGPQNNDVVVYSENFEELPGFQVVNHRTDAGVGDTTTFNAFKGEGGEYSWWIGSNDPSFLQPGYGHNWRVALETFKSFQVQSSLTSAVVEFDAFYNLEEGWDGVHLQVASAATSAGPFTNWAYVACYTGDTGGQWLENVQVNISSYIASPAKWVKFRFVLVSESSYDSQDGEVGGFNNPGGFFFDNLKLRRNNVPELISDGGDNKYEFLPSYIVGPNTAWALTGAKFSSADTSMGHRSYQPGEYQSFRVSGPPADLSVAALGGNDVAPLWFDFKVFSNIPYDANAPGGAFTYWRPYARVTGHPVLPTGNYFLTSSVYVGPFRNGDAMVNYSDNFGYIDVTALIGAPDVRFGIMYFSNGGCTFDAGQLYFDDFKVIQKNDPYEWNDYCDTATLVEYGFVSEFANIWDASDVDYFYFEGEAGDWVDIYVDNSQIDAMVSLLPQVGPFNSVIDNSSCGSPMVAGAPCCELWSYHDGYFYDRVIWRLPYTGGYFIEVYGFGDTGGYVMYVDQLTATAEIASIADVPGDQGKNVKIQFSAPQLDTKDDADFDFWGADVDFYQVERRKNPISNDWEYVRDVLASGKAGSTYTVEANTVFDSTSTTFRIRTVGGNEDRQGEFVTVSANALGQSYDNIAPRFDAEYTAAAQSGTGIDVGAEVDYGGGNNGVSDIRFYNIYRGTEAGFTPAAANMIATLETSALSIRYNDQDYDGNDEFYYVIQVVDDGGNKVYSKEVNTTTNVTDEAVPTVYSLSQNYPNPFNPSTTIKFGIPQAADVTVKIYDILGQEVKTLMNRNLAAGFHTVNFDASNLISGMYIYRIQANGVDGSNFTDVKKMLLVK from the coding sequence ATGAAAAAACTACTCACTTTAGTAGTTATTTTACTTTTTGCTTCTAACTTCTTCGCTCAAGAAGAAATTAAAAGTTTAAAAGACCAACAAGTGCAAACGGAAAAGGCCATTAAAGCCGGTGAGATTGATGCGAGAGGCATGAATCACTTGTTGTTTAACAAAAAGAAAGAGCTTGGTAAATTAGCTGACCAAACTCAAATTCCTCATGGCCCACAAAATAATGATGTGGTTGTTTATTCAGAAAATTTTGAGGAATTACCTGGATTCCAAGTTGTAAACCACAGAACAGATGCTGGTGTTGGTGATACAACTACTTTTAATGCTTTTAAAGGTGAAGGTGGAGAATATTCATGGTGGATTGGCTCAAATGATCCTTCATTTTTACAACCAGGTTACGGTCATAACTGGAGAGTAGCTCTTGAAACATTCAAATCCTTCCAAGTGCAATCAAGCTTAACTTCAGCTGTTGTTGAATTTGATGCTTTCTACAATCTTGAAGAAGGTTGGGATGGAGTTCACCTACAAGTTGCATCAGCTGCTACTTCAGCTGGTCCTTTCACTAACTGGGCATATGTTGCTTGCTATACGGGCGATACTGGTGGTCAGTGGTTAGAAAACGTTCAAGTTAATATTTCTAGCTATATTGCTTCTCCTGCAAAATGGGTTAAATTCAGATTTGTACTAGTTTCTGAAAGCTCATATGATAGCCAAGATGGCGAAGTTGGCGGATTCAATAATCCTGGTGGTTTCTTCTTCGACAACTTAAAATTAAGAAGAAACAACGTCCCTGAATTAATTTCTGATGGTGGTGACAATAAGTATGAATTCTTACCTTCATATATTGTTGGACCGAATACTGCTTGGGCATTAACAGGAGCAAAATTCAGTAGTGCTGACACGAGCATGGGACACCGTAGTTATCAACCAGGTGAATATCAATCTTTCCGTGTAAGTGGTCCTCCTGCCGATTTATCAGTTGCGGCTCTTGGCGGAAATGATGTTGCACCTCTTTGGTTTGATTTTAAAGTTTTCTCAAATATTCCTTATGATGCAAACGCTCCAGGTGGTGCTTTCACTTATTGGAGACCTTATGCAAGAGTAACAGGTCACCCTGTGTTACCTACTGGTAATTATTTCTTGACAAGCAGTGTTTATGTTGGCCCGTTCAGAAATGGTGATGCAATGGTCAATTATTCAGATAACTTCGGATACATCGATGTTACCGCATTAATTGGTGCTCCGGATGTTAGATTTGGTATTATGTATTTCTCAAATGGTGGATGTACGTTTGATGCGGGACAACTATACTTTGATGATTTTAAAGTTATTCAGAAGAACGATCCATACGAATGGAACGACTATTGCGATACAGCTACATTAGTTGAATATGGGTTTGTTTCAGAATTTGCAAATATTTGGGATGCTTCTGATGTAGATTATTTCTACTTTGAAGGCGAAGCTGGTGACTGGGTTGACATTTATGTTGATAATTCTCAGATCGACGCTATGGTATCATTATTACCACAAGTTGGTCCTTTCAATTCAGTAATTGACAACAGCTCTTGCGGATCACCTATGGTGGCTGGTGCTCCATGCTGTGAATTGTGGTCATATCACGATGGTTATTTCTATGATAGAGTTATCTGGAGATTACCATATACTGGTGGATATTTCATTGAAGTGTACGGTTTTGGTGACACAGGTGGTTATGTAATGTATGTTGATCAATTAACAGCTACTGCAGAAATTGCAAGTATTGCAGATGTACCTGGTGACCAAGGTAAAAATGTTAAGATTCAATTCTCTGCTCCTCAACTAGATACTAAAGATGATGCTGATTTCGATTTCTGGGGTGCTGATGTTGATTTCTATCAAGTTGAAAGAAGAAAGAATCCTATTTCTAACGATTGGGAATACGTACGTGACGTATTAGCATCTGGTAAAGCTGGTTCTACATATACTGTTGAAGCTAACACAGTGTTTGATAGTACAAGTACTACATTCAGAATTAGAACTGTTGGTGGTAATGAAGACAGACAAGGTGAATTTGTTACTGTCAGTGCTAACGCTTTAGGTCAATCATATGACAATATTGCTCCTAGATTTGACGCTGAATACACTGCTGCTGCTCAATCAGGTACAGGTATTGACGTTGGCGCTGAAGTAGATTACGGTGGTGGAAATAATGGTGTTTCTGATATCAGATTCTACAACATCTACAGAGGAACTGAAGCTGGTTTCACACCTGCTGCTGCTAACATGATTGCTACACTTGAAACAAGTGCACTTTCAATCCGTTACAATGACCAAGATTACGATGGTAATGATGAATTCTACTATGTAATTCAAGTTGTTGATGATGGTGGTAACAAAGTTTACTCTAAAGAAGTTAATACAACTACAAATGTTACGGACGAAGCAGTTCCAACTGTTTACAGCTTATCACAAAACTACCCGAACCCATTCAACCCATCTACTACTATTAAGTTCGGTATTCCTCAAGCTGCAGACGTTACTGTTAAGATCTATGACATCTTAGGACAAGAAGTAAAAACATTAATGAACAGAAACTTAGCTGCTGGTTTCCATACAGTTAACTTCGACGCTTCTAACTTGATTTCTGGTATGTACATCTACAGAATCCAAGCAAACGGTGTTGACGGTTCTAACTTCA
- a CDS encoding lysophospholipid acyltransferase family protein, protein MKNHTDYPISFAGHSEYKTDRTKIKSSFLGRRLFYPRMIRIVAESNLFTKRNLYNRYNWVASSLYTIRAMEKAGLDIHVEGIDNLSKFEGPAVFVGNHMSTLETLALPTFIQPIKSVVYVIKEELARYPLFGAVAAARHPILVGRENPREDLQIVLNEGSARLQDDRSVIIFPQKTRSAFFDASSFNSLGIKLAKRNDVYVVPLALLTDAWENGKIVKEFGKLDTSKSVHFAFGEPFKVETNGTKENQTVIEFIQSKLKEWGRPEYVM, encoded by the coding sequence ATGAAAAATCATACGGACTACCCAATATCATTTGCAGGACACTCAGAATACAAAACTGATAGGACAAAAATTAAAAGTAGTTTTTTAGGCAGAAGATTATTCTATCCAAGAATGATAAGAATCGTTGCCGAAAGTAATCTCTTCACAAAAAGGAATCTTTATAACAGATATAACTGGGTAGCTTCTTCACTCTATACAATTCGTGCGATGGAAAAAGCCGGACTTGATATTCATGTTGAAGGAATTGATAACTTAAGTAAATTTGAAGGCCCGGCTGTTTTTGTCGGGAATCACATGAGTACTTTGGAAACACTTGCACTTCCAACTTTTATTCAACCAATTAAGTCGGTTGTATATGTAATAAAAGAAGAGTTAGCACGTTATCCATTGTTTGGGGCTGTAGCTGCAGCCAGGCATCCAATTTTAGTCGGAAGGGAAAATCCACGTGAAGATTTACAAATTGTATTAAATGAAGGTTCTGCAAGATTACAAGATGATCGATCAGTCATAATTTTTCCGCAAAAAACACGCAGTGCTTTTTTTGATGCTAGTTCTTTCAACTCACTTGGTATAAAATTGGCAAAGAGAAATGATGTATATGTGGTTCCGCTCGCACTTTTAACCGATGCATGGGAAAACGGCAAAATAGTTAAAGAATTCGGCAAGCTTGATACATCAAAATCTGTTCACTTTGCATTTGGTGAACCATTTAAAGTTGAGACAAACGGGACAAAAGAAAACCAAACTGTAATAGAATTTATTCAATCCAAATTAAAAGAATGGGGAAGACCTGAATATGTAATGTAA
- a CDS encoding T9SS type A sorting domain-containing protein: protein MLKKLSIFIMLLFATRSFAQVVVSNDIVGNVTWTSNNEYILDGLIFVDSLSTLTIEAGTVIKGRLQSNITTGDGASALVVRRGAQIFAEGTPESPIIFTSELDDVTVPDDLLLTDRGLWGGLIVLGEATTNQPTTQNQIEGIPGEFNARYGGNDDSDNSGVLRYVSIRHGGFSISGVPGDEINGLTMGAVGSGTTIEYIEVIANFDDGYEWFGGTVNTRYLAAIMCGDDAFDYDQGWRGKNQFWFALQGEDEAGRGGEHDGGDDCETCEPYAIPMISNATYIGSGASSVGVGGDGNDRAIYFRDNAGGKYYNSIFTDYVGVGLKIEDIDGQDSRTQMENDNLVLSNNIWFGFGAGNDLLTIASGDQWAADHLAANGNQIVDPQLRGISRTTDRGLDPRPQLNSTPVELEDQFFTNVNYHGAFDPDNGLWTEGWTAASSYGITTTTVVGVETEYESSIPNNFELSQNYPNPFNPTTKIQFSLPQADNIKLRVYNVLGQQVAELINDFKAAGTYTVDWNAENLSSGMYIYRLEAGANIITKKMTLLK, encoded by the coding sequence ATGCTTAAAAAACTTTCCATCTTTATAATGTTGCTTTTTGCCACTAGATCATTTGCTCAAGTAGTAGTATCGAATGATATAGTAGGTAATGTAACCTGGACATCGAATAATGAATATATATTAGACGGATTAATATTTGTAGATTCATTATCTACATTAACAATTGAAGCCGGGACTGTAATAAAAGGAAGATTACAATCAAACATAACAACCGGCGATGGAGCCAGTGCATTGGTTGTAAGACGCGGCGCTCAAATATTTGCAGAAGGTACACCTGAAAGTCCGATCATATTCACAAGTGAATTGGATGACGTAACAGTACCTGATGATTTACTACTTACAGATAGAGGATTGTGGGGAGGATTGATAGTATTAGGTGAAGCAACAACAAACCAACCAACAACCCAAAATCAAATAGAAGGAATTCCGGGAGAATTTAACGCAAGATACGGTGGAAATGATGATAGCGATAACTCTGGAGTATTAAGATATGTATCAATCCGTCACGGAGGATTTTCAATCAGTGGAGTTCCCGGGGATGAAATAAACGGATTAACGATGGGCGCAGTAGGAAGCGGCACAACGATAGAATATATAGAAGTAATAGCAAACTTTGATGACGGCTATGAATGGTTTGGCGGAACAGTAAATACAAGATACTTAGCGGCAATCATGTGCGGGGATGATGCATTTGATTATGATCAAGGCTGGAGAGGCAAGAACCAGTTTTGGTTTGCACTTCAAGGTGAAGATGAAGCCGGAAGAGGAGGAGAACACGACGGTGGGGATGACTGTGAAACATGTGAGCCATATGCAATCCCGATGATATCAAATGCAACATACATTGGTTCTGGTGCAAGTTCAGTTGGAGTAGGTGGAGATGGAAACGATAGAGCAATTTATTTTAGAGATAATGCAGGTGGAAAATATTACAATAGTATATTCACCGATTATGTTGGCGTAGGTTTGAAGATAGAAGATATAGATGGACAAGACAGTAGAACACAGATGGAAAACGATAATTTAGTATTATCAAATAATATTTGGTTTGGTTTTGGAGCAGGTAATGATTTATTAACTATTGCATCGGGAGATCAATGGGCGGCAGATCATTTAGCTGCAAACGGAAATCAAATAGTTGATCCACAATTAAGAGGAATAAGCAGAACAACTGATCGAGGATTAGATCCTAGACCACAATTAAATTCAACTCCAGTCGAATTAGAAGATCAATTTTTCACAAATGTGAATTATCACGGTGCATTTGATCCTGATAATGGTTTGTGGACTGAGGGATGGACAGCAGCATCTTCCTATGGAATCACTACAACAACAGTTGTTGGGGTAGAAACCGAATACGAAAGTTCAATCCCAAACAATTTTGAACTATCACAAAACTATCCGAATCCATTTAACCCAACGACTAAAATTCAGTTTTCTTTACCACAAGCTGATAATATAAAGTTAAGAGTTTACAACGTGCTGGGTCAGCAAGTTGCTGAATTGATTAATGACTTCAAGGCTGCAGGAACTTATACGGTTGACTGGAATGCTGAGAATTTATCATCCGGTATGTATATATATAGACTAGAAGCCGGTGCAAATATCATTACAAAGAAAATGACTTTATTAAAATAA
- a CDS encoding LD-carboxypeptidase: MKILKPKRLQKGDVIGIISPASSPLDSSLIEKGTSYLERLGYKVEIGKSVGKVLGYLAGSDAERLNDIHSMFRNKNIKAVFSLRGGYGSARLLDKLDYNLIRKNNKIFVGFSDITALQLALYHKAGIITFAGPMVATNFSAEINSFSEEFFWDLITKNRKIGKLKNPNEEKFFVLNKGRGEGKLLGGNLSTIISIMGSKFFPSFRNSILMLEEINEPPYKIDRMFNQLRLANIFNSVKGIILGRFVDCYETDKSKNTLSLNEIIVDYFKNLKIPVIYNVKHGHISDLITLPIGLNTKLNASKGFIEIAETGVL, translated from the coding sequence ATGAAAATACTAAAACCCAAAAGGTTACAAAAAGGTGATGTAATCGGGATTATTTCTCCCGCTTCTTCTCCTTTAGATTCTTCTTTAATCGAGAAAGGTACTAGTTATTTAGAACGCCTTGGTTATAAAGTCGAAATTGGTAAATCTGTTGGTAAAGTGTTAGGATATTTGGCCGGCAGTGATGCTGAACGTCTTAATGATATTCATTCAATGTTCCGCAATAAAAATATTAAAGCTGTTTTTTCTTTGCGCGGAGGTTACGGCTCGGCTAGATTATTAGATAAATTAGACTATAACTTGATTCGTAAGAACAATAAAATTTTTGTAGGTTTTAGCGATATCACGGCATTGCAATTAGCACTTTATCATAAAGCCGGAATAATTACATTTGCAGGACCAATGGTAGCGACAAATTTTTCGGCTGAAATAAATTCATTTTCTGAAGAATTTTTTTGGGATTTGATTACAAAAAATCGTAAAATAGGAAAGTTGAAAAATCCGAATGAGGAAAAATTTTTCGTGTTGAATAAGGGTAGAGGTGAGGGCAAACTTCTTGGCGGTAATTTATCAACAATCATATCAATTATGGGTTCTAAATTCTTCCCATCTTTTAGGAATTCGATTTTAATGTTAGAAGAAATAAATGAACCCCCTTACAAAATTGATCGTATGTTTAATCAACTTAGATTAGCAAATATATTTAACAGTGTAAAAGGAATAATTCTTGGAAGATTTGTTGATTGTTATGAAACTGACAAATCTAAAAATACACTCTCTTTAAACGAAATTATTGTGGACTATTTCAAAAATCTAAAAATTCCTGTAATTTACAACGTTAAACATGGGCACATTAGTGATCTTATCACTTTACCGATAGGATTAAATACAAAGTTAAATGCATCAAAAGGTTTTATTGAAATAGCAGAAACCGGAGTATTATAA